A part of Micromonospora chersina genomic DNA contains:
- a CDS encoding MFS transporter, with product MAATSLTVRPELSTRRRWAVLAICALSMLLVGLDTTIVNVGLPAIGRGLGVGTRSLEWVPDAYTVILASLLISAGALADRLGRRRVFRWGLVVFGVASVACAVAPSLGALVAARAVQGVGASMLNPVALAIVVNAMPDPRERAQAIGIWASVFGLSMAAGPVAGGALIAAFGWRSVFWVNVPVIVAALVLTARFVPESRAPRARRLDLPGQVLLTVVVSLCVAVLIEGPRIGWTSPPAWAAYVVAAAAAAGFVAVERRRREPLMELALFRRPAFATAVLGAVAVFVALTVSLLLTTLYLQHGHGWTPLAAGTATLPLALGAAVCAPLSGRLAGRYGARRPLLFAGAFLTVGGLSLVDLRPDPDLRQLLPAYLLIGIGFGFANAPITNTAVSGLPQARAGVAGAITSTARQVGSAIGIAVAGGLVAEVGPAGLARASRPGWLLVAACGLFLFVVAHAARQAAPSRPASARAAASRV from the coding sequence GTGGCCGCGACATCCCTGACCGTGCGACCCGAGCTCAGCACGCGCCGGCGGTGGGCGGTGCTGGCGATCTGCGCGCTGAGCATGCTGCTCGTCGGGCTGGACACCACGATCGTCAACGTGGGCCTGCCGGCCATCGGGCGGGGCCTCGGGGTGGGCACCCGGAGCCTGGAATGGGTCCCGGACGCCTACACCGTGATCCTGGCCAGCCTGCTGATCTCGGCGGGCGCGTTGGCCGACCGGCTGGGCCGCCGCCGGGTCTTCCGGTGGGGGCTGGTCGTCTTCGGCGTCGCGTCGGTGGCCTGCGCGGTGGCCCCGTCGCTGGGCGCGCTCGTCGCGGCGCGGGCCGTCCAGGGGGTCGGCGCGTCGATGCTCAACCCCGTGGCCCTGGCCATCGTGGTGAACGCGATGCCCGACCCGCGGGAACGGGCCCAGGCCATCGGGATCTGGGCCTCGGTCTTCGGGCTCAGCATGGCGGCCGGGCCGGTCGCCGGTGGCGCGCTCATCGCGGCGTTCGGCTGGCGGTCGGTGTTCTGGGTCAACGTCCCGGTCATCGTCGCCGCGCTCGTGCTGACCGCGCGGTTCGTGCCGGAGTCCCGCGCGCCCCGGGCCCGGCGGCTCGACCTGCCCGGCCAGGTCCTCCTCACCGTCGTGGTGAGCCTCTGCGTCGCCGTGCTCATCGAGGGCCCACGCATCGGCTGGACGTCGCCGCCGGCGTGGGCCGCGTACGTGGTCGCCGCCGCTGCCGCCGCGGGGTTCGTGGCGGTCGAGCGGCGTCGCCGCGAACCCCTCATGGAGCTGGCGCTGTTCCGGCGGCCGGCCTTCGCCACGGCGGTGCTCGGCGCGGTGGCCGTGTTCGTGGCGTTGACCGTCAGCCTGCTGCTCACCACGCTGTACCTGCAGCACGGGCACGGTTGGACCCCGCTCGCCGCGGGGACCGCGACCCTGCCCCTGGCGCTGGGAGCGGCCGTCTGCGCGCCGCTGTCGGGCCGGCTGGCCGGGCGGTACGGGGCGCGGCGGCCGCTCCTGTTCGCCGGCGCGTTCCTCACGGTCGGCGGGCTCAGCCTTGTCGACCTGCGTCCCGACCCGGATCTCCGGCAGCTCCTGCCGGCCTACCTGCTCATCGGCATCGGCTTCGGCTTCGCCAACGCGCCGATCACCAACACCGCGGTGAGCGGCCTGCCGCAGGCGCGGGCCGGCGTCGCCGGGGCGATCACGTCCACCGCCCGGCAGGTCGGGTCGGCCATCGGCATCGCCGTCGCCGGGGGCCTCGTCGCCGAGGTCGGCCCGGCGGGTCTGGCCCGGGCGTCCCGCCCGGGCTGGCTCCTCGTCGCGGCCTGTGGCCTGTTCCTCTTCGTCGTGGCGCACGCCGCCCGTCAGGCGGCGCCGTCGCGGCCGGCGTCCGCGCGGGCGGCAGCGTCGAGGGTGTAG
- a CDS encoding flavin-containing monooxygenase, translating into MTARPRVAVIGAGAAGLATLKALADAGVPAVAFETTDTVGGLWVYGSPGSPAYRTLHLNTSKGRTQFADHPMPEDWPDYPGHDRIAGYLADYADRFGLRDAVRLRHTVERVTRTADGGWAVHATGPDGPVHLDVEAVVVANGHNRAPKWPDPYPGDCAAEQLHSHDYRGPEQLAGRRVLVVGGGNSAMDIAVDASYAATRTLLSLRRGVWVVPKYLLGRPSDTLNGALARRLPWRLRQRISQTMLTATVGPPARYGLPTPAHGFLQDHPTLSDGLLSRLTHGDIQARPGIARFAGERVEFTDGRCDEVDLVIWCTGYRVEVPFLDPGLLGDGADRLPLYRHVFHLDAPGLAFVGLMQSTGAAFPLFEAQARLVAGWLAGTWSPPDRARQEAACRAELRAATTRWGQRRPHMRVDFDAYLAELERELAAGRRRAEVRR; encoded by the coding sequence ATGACGGCACGACCCAGGGTGGCGGTCATCGGCGCCGGCGCGGCCGGACTGGCCACCCTCAAGGCGCTCGCCGACGCCGGCGTGCCGGCGGTCGCGTTCGAGACCACCGACACCGTCGGCGGCCTCTGGGTGTACGGGTCACCCGGCTCGCCGGCGTACCGGACGCTGCACCTGAACACCAGCAAGGGGCGCACCCAGTTCGCCGACCACCCGATGCCGGAGGACTGGCCCGACTACCCGGGCCACGACCGCATCGCCGGCTACCTCGCCGACTACGCCGACCGGTTCGGCCTGCGTGACGCCGTGCGGCTGCGGCACACCGTCGAACGGGTCACCCGGACCGCCGACGGCGGCTGGGCCGTGCACGCCACCGGACCCGACGGGCCGGTCCACCTCGACGTCGAGGCGGTGGTGGTGGCCAACGGGCACAACCGGGCGCCGAAGTGGCCCGACCCGTACCCGGGTGACTGCGCCGCCGAGCAACTGCACAGCCACGACTACCGCGGCCCGGAACAGCTCGCCGGCCGGCGGGTGCTGGTGGTCGGGGGCGGCAACTCCGCCATGGACATCGCCGTCGACGCCTCGTACGCCGCCACGCGGACCCTGCTGTCGCTGCGCCGCGGGGTCTGGGTGGTGCCCAAGTACCTGCTCGGCCGCCCCTCCGACACCCTCAACGGTGCGCTCGCCCGCCGGCTGCCCTGGCGGCTGCGGCAGCGGATCAGCCAGACCATGCTCACCGCCACCGTCGGCCCACCCGCCCGGTACGGGCTGCCCACCCCCGCCCACGGCTTCCTCCAGGACCACCCCACCCTCTCCGACGGGCTGCTGTCCCGGCTCACCCACGGCGACATCCAGGCCCGTCCCGGGATCGCCCGGTTCGCCGGCGAGCGGGTCGAGTTCACCGACGGCCGCTGCGACGAGGTGGACCTGGTGATCTGGTGCACCGGCTACCGGGTGGAGGTCCCCTTCCTCGACCCGGGACTGCTCGGCGACGGCGCCGACCGGCTGCCGCTGTACCGGCACGTGTTCCACCTGGACGCCCCCGGGCTGGCCTTCGTCGGGCTGATGCAGTCCACCGGCGCGGCGTTCCCGCTGTTCGAGGCCCAGGCCCGGCTCGTCGCCGGCTGGCTCGCCGGCACCTGGTCGCCACCGGACCGGGCCCGGCAGGAGGCCGCCTGCCGGGCCGAGCTGCGCGCCGCCACCACCCGGTGGGGGCAGCGCCGGCCGCACATGCGGGTCGACTTCGACGCGTACCTGGCCGAACTGGAGCGGGAACTGGCGGCCGGGCGGCGCCGGGCGGAGGTGCGGCGGTGA
- a CDS encoding NUDIX hydrolase, which translates to MPVSPYIARMRRHIGSDLLMLYGVSGVVTDGAGRVLLARRGDNGRWSVPAGTVDPGEQPADALVREVREETGIEVEIERIGGVATHPVVYPNGDTCEFLNVWFRCRAVGGTATADGDESLAVGWFAPDELPDLDDWSHLRIATALREDIEPWYAAPGERHPALSRPDNL; encoded by the coding sequence ATGCCTGTCTCGCCCTACATCGCGCGGATGCGCCGGCACATCGGATCCGACCTGCTGATGCTGTACGGCGTCAGCGGGGTGGTGACCGACGGGGCCGGGCGGGTGCTGCTGGCCCGCCGCGGCGACAACGGCCGCTGGTCGGTGCCGGCCGGCACTGTCGACCCGGGCGAGCAGCCCGCCGACGCGCTGGTCCGCGAGGTCCGCGAGGAGACCGGCATCGAGGTCGAGATCGAACGGATCGGCGGGGTGGCCACCCATCCGGTCGTCTACCCCAACGGGGACACCTGCGAGTTCCTCAACGTCTGGTTCCGCTGCCGGGCCGTCGGCGGCACCGCCACCGCCGACGGCGACGAATCCCTCGCGGTCGGCTGGTTCGCGCCCGACGAGCTGCCCGACCTGGACGACTGGTCGCACCTGCGGATCGCCACCGCGCTGCGCGAGGACATCGAACCCTGGTACGCGGCGCCGGGCGAACGCCACCCGGCGCTCAGCCGGCCCGACAACCTCTGA
- a CDS encoding MFS transporter, whose protein sequence is MTGLDQRRQAAALPRGPLAGFAAGSLGMGVWVTVPGLLLLYFLTDVLAVAPWLAGLTLLLPKIADVLLHPWVGHRCDVEQARRGHRRRLLLVGCALPLAFAALFAVPGGWRGASAAAWVALFFVAGNLLFAAYQVPYLATPADLRIGYHERTRLMAFRMVVLTLGILVSGLLAPLLAGGDDATRAGYLRMAALLAVGMLAAMAVGVAGIDRLRRTAAVAAPPHRAGGWSTLVASLRDRQFRWLVGAYLAMSTTTHLVLAGVPYYAEYELGRPKLTTVLVAAFVAPALLVTPAWLAVSRRVGKQRALLAAQLAFAVGALVLAVGRPAGLPVLVGAVAVLGVAFAGMQLLPFSMLPDVIRAADTDRAGTYTGVWTATEATGAALGPYAYALCLAAGGFVASTAGQAVTQSAGALAAIRYGFGLLPAAVMVVAVLLQRRYTLDAAARADAGRDGAA, encoded by the coding sequence ATGACCGGGCTCGACCAGCGGCGGCAGGCCGCGGCCCTGCCGCGCGGCCCGCTGGCCGGCTTCGCCGCCGGCTCGCTCGGCATGGGCGTCTGGGTCACCGTGCCCGGGCTGCTGCTGCTCTACTTCCTCACCGACGTCCTCGCGGTCGCCCCGTGGCTGGCCGGGCTGACCCTGCTGCTGCCGAAGATCGCCGACGTGCTGCTGCACCCCTGGGTCGGGCACCGCTGCGACGTCGAGCAGGCCCGCCGCGGCCACCGGCGGCGGCTGCTGCTGGTCGGCTGCGCGCTGCCGCTGGCCTTCGCCGCGCTGTTCGCGGTGCCCGGCGGGTGGCGCGGGGCGTCGGCCGCGGCCTGGGTGGCGCTGTTCTTCGTCGCCGGGAACCTGCTGTTCGCCGCGTACCAGGTGCCCTACCTGGCCACCCCCGCGGACCTGCGGATCGGCTACCACGAGCGCACCCGGCTGATGGCCTTCCGGATGGTCGTGCTCACCCTCGGCATTCTGGTCTCCGGGCTGCTCGCGCCGCTGCTGGCCGGCGGCGACGACGCCACCCGCGCCGGCTACCTGCGGATGGCGGCGCTGCTCGCGGTGGGGATGCTCGCCGCCATGGCGGTGGGCGTCGCCGGGATCGACCGGCTGCGCCGCACCGCCGCCGTGGCGGCGCCGCCGCACCGGGCGGGCGGGTGGTCGACCCTCGTGGCGAGCCTGCGCGACCGGCAGTTCCGCTGGCTGGTCGGCGCGTACCTGGCCATGTCGACCACCACCCACCTGGTGCTGGCCGGGGTGCCCTACTACGCCGAGTACGAGCTGGGCCGCCCGAAACTCACCACCGTGCTGGTCGCCGCGTTCGTCGCGCCGGCGCTGCTGGTCACCCCGGCCTGGCTGGCGGTGTCCCGGCGGGTCGGCAAGCAGCGGGCGCTGCTCGCCGCGCAGCTCGCGTTCGCCGTCGGCGCGCTGGTGCTGGCCGTCGGTCGCCCGGCCGGGCTGCCGGTGCTGGTCGGCGCGGTGGCGGTGCTCGGGGTGGCGTTCGCCGGGATGCAGCTGCTGCCGTTCTCGATGCTGCCCGACGTGATCCGCGCCGCCGACACCGACCGGGCCGGCACCTACACCGGGGTGTGGACCGCCACCGAGGCCACCGGCGCGGCGCTCGGCCCGTACGCCTACGCGCTCTGCCTGGCCGCCGGTGGTTTCGTGGCCTCGACGGCCGGGCAGGCGGTCACCCAGTCGGCGGGCGCGCTGGCGGCGATCCGGTACGGCTTCGGCCTGCTGCCGGCCGCCGTCATGGTGGTCGCGGTGCTGCTGCAACGCCGCTACACCCTCGACGCTGCCGCCCGCGCGGACGCCGGCCGCGACGGCGCCGCCTGA
- a CDS encoding TetR/AcrR family transcriptional regulator, which translates to MPRRRPGRPRRDDQRPTRDLVLAAATALFAERGFDAVGLRDVAAAAGVDVATVAHHTGTKAELYDACFARVFTAEREVLVAAGERARAALAAGRGEALRALHDLVDVFVDFLEDRPETTALWLRRWLEPHRHADLDQRYAAPLYALVEDLLAAAAAGGALVEPAPHVTVRSLVWAVHGHVVALAAQDGSGARERREFRAFVHRFLDGLYPPATP; encoded by the coding sequence ATGCCCCGCCGCCGACCCGGCCGGCCGCGCCGCGACGACCAGCGGCCCACCCGCGACCTGGTGCTCGCCGCCGCCACCGCGCTGTTCGCCGAGCGTGGCTTCGACGCCGTCGGCCTGCGCGACGTCGCCGCCGCGGCCGGCGTCGATGTGGCCACCGTCGCCCACCACACGGGCACGAAGGCCGAGCTCTACGACGCCTGCTTCGCCCGGGTCTTCACCGCCGAGCGGGAGGTCCTCGTGGCGGCCGGCGAGCGCGCCCGGGCGGCCCTGGCGGCCGGGCGCGGCGAGGCGCTGCGGGCGCTGCACGACCTGGTCGACGTGTTCGTGGACTTCCTGGAGGACCGGCCGGAGACCACCGCGCTGTGGCTGCGCCGCTGGCTGGAGCCGCACCGGCACGCCGACCTGGACCAGCGGTACGCGGCCCCGCTGTACGCGCTGGTCGAGGACCTGCTCGCCGCCGCGGCCGCGGGCGGGGCGCTTGTCGAGCCGGCCCCGCACGTCACCGTGCGCAGCCTGGTCTGGGCGGTGCACGGGCACGTGGTGGCCCTCGCCGCGCAGGACGGCTCCGGCGCCCGCGAGCGCCGCGAGTTCCGGGCCTTCGTGCACCGCTTCCTCGACGGGCTGTACCCGCCGGCCACCCCTTGA
- a CDS encoding XRE family transcriptional regulator, which produces MEDDLAELLDGIGPRLRALRRDRGLTLETLAERTGISVTKLSRLESGKRRPTLELLIPLARAHRVALDQLVAAPPTGDPRVHLRPHPRRRGGVVVPLTQYPGRVQVFKQVLAPREPALVTHAGYEWLYVLAGRLRLVLGDREFVLRPGEVAEFDTGEPHWFGPADTDTVEILHLFGPHGDQAVVRTGPSTPS; this is translated from the coding sequence GTGGAAGACGATCTCGCGGAACTCCTCGACGGCATCGGGCCGCGGCTGCGCGCGCTGCGCCGCGACCGCGGCCTGACCCTGGAGACCCTCGCGGAGCGGACCGGCATCTCGGTGACCAAGCTGTCCCGCCTGGAGTCGGGCAAGCGGCGCCCCACCCTGGAGCTGCTCATACCGCTGGCCCGCGCGCACCGCGTCGCGCTGGACCAACTGGTGGCGGCGCCGCCCACCGGCGATCCCCGCGTCCATCTGCGGCCGCACCCGCGACGGCGCGGCGGCGTGGTGGTGCCCCTGACCCAGTACCCGGGACGGGTGCAGGTCTTCAAGCAGGTCCTCGCGCCCCGGGAGCCGGCGCTCGTCACCCACGCCGGCTACGAGTGGCTCTACGTCCTCGCCGGCCGGCTCCGCCTCGTCCTCGGCGACCGCGAGTTCGTCCTGCGCCCCGGCGAGGTGGCCGAGTTCGACACCGGCGAACCGCACTGGTTCGGCCCGGCCGACACGGACACCGTCGAGATCCTGCACCTGTTCGGACCGCACGGCGACCAGGCCGTCGTGCGCACCGGGCCGTCGACACCGTCGTGA
- a CDS encoding LysE family translocator, whose product MVTVGALVGIALVALGLVLTPGPNMVYLVSRSVTQGRRAGLVSLLGVAVGFLVYLAAAVAGIATVFVLVPPLYTAVKLGGAAYLLWLAWRILRPGGRSAFTPAALPPDRPRRLFTMGLVTNLLNPKIAILYVSLLPQFVDPARGHVAVQSLLLGLTQIGIALTVNGLIVLTAGTVSAFLTRRPAWARAQRYVMGTVLAGLAVRIAVDRSRAAVATP is encoded by the coding sequence GTGGTCACGGTCGGCGCGCTGGTGGGTATCGCCCTGGTGGCGTTGGGTCTGGTGCTCACGCCCGGCCCGAACATGGTCTACCTGGTGTCCCGGTCGGTCACCCAGGGCCGGCGGGCCGGGCTGGTGTCGCTGCTCGGCGTGGCCGTCGGCTTCCTGGTCTACCTGGCCGCCGCGGTGGCCGGCATCGCCACGGTCTTCGTGCTGGTCCCCCCGCTGTACACCGCGGTGAAGCTGGGCGGCGCGGCCTACCTGCTGTGGCTGGCCTGGCGGATCCTGCGCCCGGGCGGCCGGTCGGCGTTCACCCCGGCCGCGCTGCCCCCGGACCGGCCGCGGCGGCTGTTCACCATGGGCCTGGTCACCAACCTGCTGAACCCGAAGATCGCCATCCTCTACGTGTCGCTGCTGCCGCAGTTCGTCGACCCGGCGCGCGGGCACGTGGCGGTGCAGAGCCTGCTGCTCGGGCTGACCCAGATCGGCATCGCGCTGACCGTGAACGGGCTCATCGTCCTCACCGCCGGCACCGTGTCGGCGTTCCTCACCCGGCGGCCGGCCTGGGCGCGGGCCCAGCGCTACGTGATGGGCACGGTGCTGGCCGGTCTCGCGGTCCGCATCGCCGTGGACCGCTCGCGGGCCGCCGTGGCCACCCCCTGA
- a CDS encoding GNAT family N-acetyltransferase: MSIVLHAAATPSAPGLLLRPWRDDDAEALLAAYRDPVLRSWTRLPVTTRAEARAFLRRSRQGWAADRRFSFAVLEPTAEGERLVANVVLKEVTPGRPAAEVGYWTAAPARGRGVAPRAVAAVTDWAFARFAAGGLTRLELLHQVDNPASCRVAEKSGYAFAEVLRARPPFPRDGHRHVRHRP, from the coding sequence ATGTCGATCGTGCTCCACGCCGCCGCCACCCCCTCCGCCCCCGGCCTGCTGCTGCGCCCGTGGCGCGACGACGACGCCGAGGCACTGCTGGCCGCGTACCGGGATCCGGTGCTGCGCTCCTGGACCCGGCTCCCGGTGACCACCCGGGCCGAGGCCCGCGCGTTCCTGCGCCGCAGCCGGCAGGGCTGGGCGGCCGACCGCCGGTTCAGCTTCGCCGTCCTGGAGCCCACGGCCGAGGGGGAGCGGCTGGTGGCCAACGTCGTGCTCAAGGAGGTCACCCCCGGGCGGCCGGCAGCCGAGGTGGGCTACTGGACGGCCGCGCCCGCCCGGGGCCGCGGTGTCGCGCCGCGGGCCGTGGCGGCGGTCACCGACTGGGCGTTCGCCCGGTTCGCCGCGGGCGGCCTGACCCGCCTGGAGCTGCTGCACCAGGTGGACAACCCGGCCTCCTGCCGGGTGGCGGAGAAGAGCGGGTACGCCTTCGCGGAGGTGCTGCGGGCCCGGCCGCCGTTCCCGCGCGACGGTCACCGCCACGTCCGCCACCGGCCCTGA
- a CDS encoding SDR family NAD(P)-dependent oxidoreductase, giving the protein MSGLAGRRVLVTGASGTFGRHLCAALTGAGAHVVGLDLRPDEDGPVPVLGCDLTNPAAVPAAVAAAVDRLGGLDLLVNNAGVGGPAPAELAPDEVVRRQLEVNLLAAWRTTAAALPALEAARGRVVFVASRMAVLPLPLAAAYGVSKRAVVAYADALRHEVGTHVGVSVVYPSMVASPIHDSTAEAGLSLSGVSRLEPVEGVVAAIMRAATARRAPRDVATTARGRLELALARHAPALADRLVRRTVAGRIAAGDLDGAPLAAGMLRRHRDGRR; this is encoded by the coding sequence GTGAGCGGGCTGGCGGGACGGCGCGTGCTGGTCACCGGCGCGAGCGGCACCTTCGGGCGGCACCTGTGCGCCGCGCTGACCGGCGCGGGCGCCCACGTCGTGGGGCTCGACCTGCGCCCGGACGAGGACGGCCCGGTGCCGGTGCTCGGCTGCGACCTGACCAACCCGGCCGCCGTGCCGGCCGCGGTGGCCGCCGCCGTGGACCGGCTCGGCGGGCTGGACCTGCTGGTCAACAACGCCGGCGTCGGCGGGCCCGCCCCGGCCGAGCTGGCCCCCGACGAGGTGGTCCGCCGGCAGCTTGAGGTCAACCTGCTCGCCGCCTGGCGCACCACGGCGGCGGCGCTGCCCGCCCTGGAGGCGGCGCGCGGCCGGGTGGTCTTCGTGGCCAGCCGGATGGCCGTGCTGCCGCTGCCCCTCGCGGCCGCATACGGGGTGAGCAAGCGGGCGGTCGTCGCGTACGCCGACGCGCTGCGCCACGAGGTCGGCACCCACGTCGGCGTCAGCGTCGTCTACCCAAGCATGGTCGCCTCCCCGATCCACGACAGCACCGCCGAGGCCGGCCTGTCGCTGAGCGGGGTGTCCCGGCTGGAACCCGTCGAGGGGGTCGTCGCCGCGATCATGCGCGCCGCCACCGCCCGCCGGGCGCCCCGGGACGTGGCCACCACGGCCCGGGGGCGGCTGGAGCTGGCCCTGGCCCGGCACGCGCCGGCGCTGGCCGACCGGCTGGTGCGCCGTACCGTCGCGGGGCGGATCGCCGCCGGTGACCTCGACGGCGCGCCGCTGGCCGCCGGCATGCTCCGGCGGCACCGGGACGGCCGCCGGTAG
- a CDS encoding pyridoxamine 5'-phosphate oxidase family protein — protein sequence MGKTYERIDGRLRTFIEAQPMFFTATAPLAGDGTINLSPKGLRGSFAVLDELTVAYLDFAGSNAETVAHLRENGRITLMWCAFTGPPNIVRVHGRGEPVFRDDPRWPELLGHFPDIDPGPHGLRAVVVVHAELIRDTCGYAVPLMTYEADRDLHGRRFAREDDASLSAYFEGKEHVATSIDGLPGLPLPLPPTPAR from the coding sequence GTGGGAAAGACGTACGAGCGCATCGACGGCCGGCTGCGGACCTTCATCGAGGCGCAGCCGATGTTCTTCACGGCCACCGCCCCCCTGGCCGGCGACGGCACCATCAACCTGTCCCCCAAGGGCCTGCGCGGCTCCTTCGCGGTGCTCGACGAGCTGACCGTCGCCTACCTGGACTTCGCCGGCAGCAACGCCGAGACCGTCGCGCACCTGCGGGAGAACGGCCGGATCACCCTGATGTGGTGCGCGTTCACCGGCCCGCCGAACATCGTCCGGGTGCACGGGCGGGGCGAGCCGGTGTTCCGCGACGATCCCCGCTGGCCGGAGCTGCTGGGCCACTTCCCCGACATCGACCCGGGCCCGCACGGCCTGCGGGCCGTCGTCGTGGTCCACGCCGAGCTGATCCGCGACACCTGCGGCTACGCCGTGCCGTTGATGACCTACGAGGCCGACCGCGACCTGCACGGGCGGCGGTTCGCCCGGGAGGACGACGCGTCGCTGAGCGCGTACTTCGAAGGCAAGGAGCACGTGGCGACCAGCATCGACGGGCTGCCCGGCCTGCCGCTGCCGCTGCCGCCGACCCCGGCGCGGTGA